In Limnobaculum parvum, one DNA window encodes the following:
- a CDS encoding fimbrial protein, which yields MKVQINKVLLAAALFTAIPSTVMAGEITFTGKVIDAGCTVDVDGSTDKTIDIGSTPKSDLSGAGMTGAPKAFTINLKGCPTAGAGVPTTASVKFSGTTDGNETYFKNSLTGATAAANVAVLLKDSSDTDIINNDGNQPITLPIAGGDIAANYTARLVATATGVTSGDVQSVVTYTVSYN from the coding sequence ATGAAAGTTCAAATTAACAAAGTATTACTTGCAGCTGCATTATTCACTGCAATTCCATCGACCGTTATGGCTGGAGAAATAACTTTTACCGGTAAAGTTATTGATGCTGGTTGTACCGTTGATGTTGATGGTTCTACTGATAAGACCATTGATATAGGTTCAACACCGAAAAGTGATTTAAGTGGTGCTGGCATGACGGGTGCACCAAAGGCCTTCACCATCAATTTGAAGGGGTGTCCGACAGCGGGAGCCGGTGTGCCAACCACAGCATCGGTCAAATTTAGTGGTACAACTGATGGCAATGAAACTTACTTCAAAAATAGCCTGACTGGCGCAACGGCGGCGGCTAACGTGGCAGTATTGCTGAAAGATAGCAGCGATACAGACATCATTAACAACGATGGTAATCAACCAATTACGTTACCGATTGCGGGTGGTGATATTGCGGCTAACTATACAGCTCGATTAGTTGCTACCGCGACAGGTGTTACATCGGGTGATGTTCAATCTGTGGTTACTTATACGGTTAGTTATAACTAA